The following DNA comes from Desulfobacterales bacterium.
GCCATCGAAGGGGCCGTTGAAATTGACAGCTACAGGCATATTCTCAGCATCCCGGGCATTGAGGTCACATCGCAAAAAGGCACCCATCTGCTTGTTTATTTTTACGATATTGAAGGCTTGAAACAGTTTTACACGCGCGATATCAAGCCCTTTCTGGGAAATGATGTCATGAGTTCCATTTCCCTGAACCTGTCGGATATCATTTTCCGCGCAAAACAGTATCACACGGTTATTATTTTCCCTCATCCCTACTGTACTGCGTACACAGGCCTCTTCAATCTTCATTTTTCCGAAGAACAGCAAAACGATCTGTTGAACCAGGTCGATGGCGTGGAAGTCATCAATTCGGAAAACCTCTACAAATGGAATTTAAAAAGCGCCGTACTCGGGTTTAATCTCGACAAGGCCGTTACCGGCGGCAGCGACGGGCACTGCCTGGAATACATGGGGAAAACCGTCAGCTATGCACCGTGCCCGGCCAACCGTAACGCCTTTCTGGACTGCATCCGGCAAAAACGCAACAAGGTTGTCGGAAAAGAGATTGATATGCTGAAAAAAATCAGATCCAACGGATTAAAGATGAAAACGAATTTCAGAAATTATCCGAATCTGGTCGAAAAAAACTTCAAGTATTCATGTATCGTAATTCATGCAAAATCCAAGTTCCTGAAAGACAGCGTCAAACGAAACATCAACCGGACACTGAACAAACTTGCCGGATAAAAAATCCCGGGCTCTTTTTCTCATTTCCCCGCCGATAGTTCTTGCCATTATAAAACGTATCCGATTACTATACAGATATATCCGCTGGCGCCAGCATGACCCGAATCCGTCTGATATCTGAGAAAAAGTCGAATCCGCATGAATCCCGGCATCGACGGTGAATGTGCAGGATTTCTTCCCAACAGCCAAAAAGCTTCCAGGCTTACAGAGCATAAACCAATAGCATCACCTTCGACACGAACATTCTTTGAACAAAAAGACCAGCTGACCATGAATGCGCAGACATACTATCAAACAGTTTTCAGCAAACTGCAAAACTGCTTCG
Coding sequences within:
- a CDS encoding PHP domain-containing protein, producing the protein MENTHKILFEKPDLSRLLPHNTVVDLHFHSHYSDGINSIDDIARKAAEFGIGIAITDHNAIEGAVEIDSYRHILSIPGIEVTSQKGTHLLVYFYDIEGLKQFYTRDIKPFLGNDVMSSISLNLSDIIFRAKQYHTVIIFPHPYCTAYTGLFNLHFSEEQQNDLLNQVDGVEVINSENLYKWNLKSAVLGFNLDKAVTGGSDGHCLEYMGKTVSYAPCPANRNAFLDCIRQKRNKVVGKEIDMLKKIRSNGLKMKTNFRNYPNLVEKNFKYSCIVIHAKSKFLKDSVKRNINRTLNKLAG